One segment of Papaver somniferum cultivar HN1 unplaced genomic scaffold, ASM357369v1 unplaced-scaffold_137, whole genome shotgun sequence DNA contains the following:
- the LOC113334955 gene encoding metal-nicotianamine transporter YSL3-like: MDQQEMRERSNGIEKEEYQESDGKPQDDDELSRSVPHWRSQLTVRGLVASFIIGIIYSVIVHKLSLTTGLIPNLNVSAALVAYVFIKGWTKLLGKFGFDSTPFTKQENTVVQTCAVACYSVAIAGGFGSFLLGLNKKTYELAGVDTPGNSPGSYKDPGIGWMTVFLFTTGFVGLLSLVPLRKILIIDYRLAYPSGIATAVLINGFHTPKADKTSKEQIRGFAKFFSFSFVWGFFQWFYAGGDLCGFVQFPTFGLQAWKESFFFDFSMTYVGAGMICSHLVNLSTLLGAVLSWGVMWPLIRGLKGEWYPATISEGSMRSLNGYKVFVSIALILGDGLYNFLKVVYLTSKSIKGTIKIANEVTDPSAQSLEELKRDEIFMKDSIPIWVACVGYVLLSIVSIIAIPLMFPLKWYHVVVCYILAPFLGFCNAYGAGLTDMNMAYNYGKVALFILAAISGKENGVVAGLVGCGLIKAIVSISSDLMHDFKSGHLTLTSPRSMVISQAAGTVMGCIVAPLSFFLYWKAFDIGNPTGEYKAPYALIYRNMAILGVQGFSALPNHCLQLCYGFFAFAFLANLFRDLAPPKIRKWVPLPMAMAVPFLVGASFAIDMSIGSLIVYIYEKLEKKKAKLMIPVIASGLMCGEGLWMLPSAILGLAQVKPPICMKFVSAAAQKSY, from the exons ATGGATCAGCAGGAGATGAGGGAGAGGAGTAATGGGATCGAAAAAGAAGAATACCAAGAGTCCGATGGTAAACCACAAGATGATGACGAGCTTTCGAGGAGCGTTCCACATTGGAGGAGCCAACTAACAGTGAGAGGATTGGTTGCAAGTTTCATTATTGGGATAATTTACAGTGTGATAGTACACAAGCTCAGTCTCACAACAGGACTTATTCCTAATCTTAATGTTTCGGCTGCTCTTGTAGCATATGTTTTCATTAAGGGGTGGACTAAATTGCTTGGTAAATTTGGTTTTGATTCTACTCCATTTACTAAGCAAGAGAATACAGTAGTTCAAACTTGCGCGGTTGCTTGTTATAGTGTTGCTATTGCAG GTGGATTTGGATCGTTTTTATTGGGGTTGAATAAGAAAACATACGAGCTAGCAGGGGTTGATACTCCAGGAAACAGTCCAGGGAGTTACAAGGATCCAGGAATTGGATGGATGACTGTTTTTCTTTTTACTACAGGATTTGTTGGCCTTTTATCTTTGGTTCCCCTTAGAAAG ATTCTGATAATCGACTACAGGTTAGCTTATCCAAGTGGGATTGCAACGGCAGTTCTCATAAATGGGTTCCATACACCTAAAGCAGATAAGACGTCTAA GGAGCAAATTCGAGGATTTGCAAAGTTCTTTTCGTTCAGTTTCGTGTGGGGTTTCTTCCAATGGTTCTACGCTGGTGGAGACCTGTGTGGATTCGTGCAATTTCCAACTTTTGGGTTACAAGCATGGAAGGAATC atttttcttcgATTTCAGCATGACTTATGTTGGAGCAGGGATGATTTGCTCACATCTTGTGAACTTGTCTACTCTTCTTGGAGCCGTTCTTTCTTGGGGAGTTATGTGGCCACTTATACGCGGCCTAAAAGGAGAATGGTATCCGGCAACTATATCAGAAGGCAGCATGAGGAGTTTGAATGGTTATAAG GTTTTTGTCTCCATTGCGCTCATTCTTGGAGATGGGCTGTATAATTTTCTCAAAGTTGTATATCTTACCAGCAAGAGTATTAAAGGCACAATTAAAATCGCCAATGAag ttACTGATCCGTCAGCTCAATCTCTCGAGGAACTTAAGCGAGATGAGATCTTCATGAAGGACAGTATTCCCATATGGGTTGCATGTGTTGGATACGTTCTTCTCTCCATTGTTTCCATCATTGCAATCCCACTCATGTTCCCACTGAAATGGTATCACGTGGTGGTATGCTACATCCTTGCTCCATTTCTAGGATTTTGTAACGCATATGGAGCAGGTCTAACCGACATGAACATGGCATATAACTATGGGAAAGTGGCTTTGTTTATTCTAGCAGCAATATCGGGGAAAGAAAATGGTGTAGTTGCAGGGCTTGTAGGTTGTGGCCTTATAAAAGCAATTGTTTCCATCTCCTCTGATCTTATGCACGATTTTAAATCTGGTCACCTCACACTTACTTCCCCTCGTTCAATGGTTATAAGCCAGGCTGCCGGAACAGTAATGGGTTGTATTGTAGCTCCTCTATCATTCTTTCTTTACTGGAAAGCCTTTGACATAGGAAACCCTACTGGAGAATATAAAGCTCCATATGCTTTAATTTATAGAAATATGGCAATTCTCGGAGTGCAAGGTTTCTCTGCATTGCCTAACCATTGTTTGCAGCTCTGTTACGGGTTTTTCGCGTTTGCATTTCTAGCCAACTTGTTCAGAGATCTTGCTCCACCGAAGATCAGGAAGTGGGTTCCCCTACCTATGGCTATGGCGGTTCCATTTCTTGTCGGTGCAAGTTTTGCAATTGATATGTCTATTGGGAGCTTGATTGTGTACATATATGAAAAACTTGAGAAAAAGAAGGCCAAGTTAATGATTCCTGTTATTGCTTCCGGTTTAATGTGTGGAGAAGGATTATGGATGCTCCCTTCAGCAATTCTTGGTCTGGCTCAGGTAAAGCCTCCCATATGCATGAAATTTGTGTCCGCCGCTGCGCAGAAATCATATTAG